In Porphyromonas cangingivalis, a genomic segment contains:
- the thiC gene encoding phosphomethylpyrimidine synthase ThiC, whose translation MKQKDQTKDLTITSGPLPGSVKIYVEGSRTDLKVPMRRIDLSPTIDEDGNKIQNESVIVYDTSGPYTDPDYVVDVQRGLPRFRERWIEEREDVVRLKEQSSEYGRMRRKDETLDHLRFAHLNEQPLVAKDGHIVTQLHYARKGVITPEMEYVAIRENQLCDQIKEKYKKEKGESFGANMPEYITPEFVRQEIAAGRAIIPANINHPEAEPMIIGRNFLVKVNANIGNSAITSSIQEEVEKAVWAMRWGADTIMDLSTGRNIHETREWIIRNSSVPVGTVPLYQALEKVKGKVADLTWEIYRDTLIEQAEQGVDYFTIHAGLRWHFIPLTKDRVTGIVSRGGAIMASWCTTHKRESFLYEHFEEICQILCKYDVAISIGDGLRPGCIADSNDEAQFAELRTLGELAQIADKYDVQVIIEGPGHVPMQKIKENMDLQLEYCNEAPFYTLGPLVTDIAPGYDHITSAIGATMIGWYGTSMLCYVTRKEHLGLPNRDDVKEGVITYKLAAHAADLAKGHPAAYYRDYAMSRARYEFRWKDQFHLALDSETALKFHDETLPSEGHKTAHFCSMCGEHFCSMRASRKLRKQIDHENAGCNHTA comes from the coding sequence ATGAAACAAAAAGATCAAACCAAAGACCTTACCATTACTTCCGGACCTCTACCGGGTTCTGTCAAGATATATGTCGAGGGCAGTCGCACCGATTTGAAGGTGCCGATGAGACGTATCGACCTTTCGCCTACCATCGATGAGGATGGTAATAAGATCCAAAATGAATCCGTCATCGTCTATGATACCTCGGGACCATATACCGATCCTGATTATGTCGTAGATGTGCAGAGAGGTTTGCCACGATTTAGAGAGAGATGGATAGAGGAGCGTGAAGATGTCGTCCGTCTCAAGGAGCAAAGTTCGGAGTATGGACGCATGAGGCGCAAGGATGAAACGTTGGATCATCTGCGCTTTGCTCATCTCAACGAACAGCCGTTGGTGGCAAAAGATGGTCATATAGTGACACAACTTCACTATGCTCGCAAAGGGGTCATCACTCCCGAGATGGAGTATGTAGCCATCCGTGAAAATCAGCTTTGTGATCAGATCAAGGAGAAATACAAAAAAGAGAAAGGGGAGTCTTTCGGAGCAAATATGCCCGAATACATCACGCCTGAGTTTGTGCGCCAAGAGATTGCTGCCGGTCGTGCGATCATCCCTGCAAATATCAACCACCCCGAGGCTGAACCGATGATCATAGGGCGTAACTTCCTTGTCAAAGTAAATGCGAATATCGGTAATTCTGCAATCACGTCTTCCATTCAGGAAGAGGTCGAGAAGGCCGTCTGGGCGATGCGTTGGGGAGCCGATACGATCATGGACTTGTCCACCGGACGCAACATTCATGAGACAAGAGAGTGGATTATCCGCAACTCGTCTGTCCCGGTGGGTACCGTACCCCTCTATCAAGCTCTCGAAAAGGTGAAAGGAAAAGTAGCCGATCTTACATGGGAAATCTATCGAGACACACTTATCGAACAAGCCGAGCAGGGGGTAGACTACTTCACCATCCACGCCGGTCTACGTTGGCACTTCATCCCCTTAACCAAGGATCGTGTGACGGGTATTGTCTCTCGTGGTGGTGCCATCATGGCAAGCTGGTGTACCACTCACAAGCGTGAAAGCTTCTTGTACGAACACTTCGAAGAGATATGCCAAATCTTGTGCAAGTATGATGTCGCCATCTCCATCGGAGACGGATTACGTCCGGGATGTATCGCTGACTCCAATGACGAAGCTCAGTTTGCTGAGCTACGTACCTTGGGTGAACTAGCTCAGATCGCAGACAAGTATGATGTACAGGTCATCATCGAGGGTCCGGGGCACGTACCGATGCAGAAAATCAAGGAAAACATGGATCTCCAGCTAGAGTACTGCAACGAAGCACCATTTTACACACTCGGACCTCTTGTTACAGACATCGCACCCGGATATGATCACATCACTTCTGCCATAGGAGCTACGATGATCGGTTGGTATGGTACATCTATGTTGTGTTATGTCACACGAAAGGAACACCTCGGCCTGCCTAATAGAGATGATGTCAAAGAAGGTGTCATCACGTACAAACTGGCTGCACATGCAGCAGACTTGGCAAAGGGACACCCTGCGGCATATTATCGTGACTACGCAATGAGTAGGGCGAGGTATGAATTCAGGTGGAAGGATCAATTTCACTTGGCACTCGACAGTGAGACTGCCTTGAAGTTTCATGACGAGACTCTGCCATCGGAAGGTCACAAGACAGCTCACTTCTGCTCGATGTGTGGCGAACACTTCTGTTCGATGCGTGCGAGCCGAAAGTTACGCAAACAAATAGATCACGAAAATGCAGGTTGTAATCACACCGCCTGA
- the thiS gene encoding sulfur carrier protein ThiS → MQILLNKRSVEVPEGMSLQALAVSQDLDTKYVAIAVNMHVIKRDSWEQTLLKEGDCITIIGISKGG, encoded by the coding sequence ATGCAAATATTACTGAACAAACGCTCTGTGGAGGTGCCCGAAGGTATGTCTCTGCAGGCTCTTGCTGTATCCCAAGATCTCGACACGAAGTATGTCGCCATTGCGGTCAATATGCACGTGATTAAGAGAGACAGCTGGGAGCAGACACTACTAAAAGAGGGGGATTGTATCACCATTATCGGTATATCCAAGGGAGGGTAA
- a CDS encoding mechanosensitive ion channel family protein — MTEILEKLKEIMHFVVFDVGGSNFTVLTLLYLLFASLLLVWGTRKLSGILDKYILGRRISERGTRLAIVSIIKYIILVAGFIFIFDSAGFNLGAFSWLLGALGVGLGFGLQNITSNFVSGIIILFERPIKVGDRIQVGGVSGDVVEISMRSTTIVTNDNISVIVPNNEFINGNVTNWSHNDRRVRFHYPVGVAYKEDPARVKEIVLGVAKKHPGVLQTPPPDFWFVEYGDNALNFELVVWTSSYIQKPVVLKSELYYEIFKEFSHHGIEIPFPQRDIHIRTQGNS; from the coding sequence ATGACAGAGATATTGGAAAAACTAAAGGAAATAATGCACTTCGTTGTCTTTGATGTCGGAGGTAGCAACTTCACTGTGCTTACACTCCTTTATTTGCTCTTCGCGTCCCTTCTCCTTGTGTGGGGGACACGTAAATTGAGTGGCATCTTGGATAAATATATACTGGGACGACGCATCAGTGAGAGGGGTACAAGGCTTGCCATTGTCTCCATCATCAAGTACATAATCCTTGTGGCCGGGTTCATCTTTATTTTTGACTCTGCCGGGTTTAATTTAGGTGCATTCAGTTGGCTCCTTGGAGCTCTCGGGGTGGGGTTGGGTTTTGGTTTGCAGAACATCACGAGCAACTTTGTTTCAGGTATCATCATTCTTTTTGAGAGACCGATCAAGGTCGGTGACCGCATACAAGTCGGTGGGGTTTCGGGTGATGTCGTGGAAATATCGATGAGATCGACAACCATTGTAACCAATGATAATATCTCCGTAATCGTGCCCAACAATGAGTTTATCAATGGAAATGTGACCAACTGGTCTCACAACGACAGACGTGTGCGCTTCCATTATCCTGTGGGAGTGGCATACAAAGAAGATCCCGCGAGGGTCAAGGAGATTGTCCTTGGTGTTGCGAAGAAGCATCCCGGAGTCCTTCAGACCCCTCCCCCTGATTTTTGGTTTGTCGAGTATGGTGATAATGCCCTCAACTTCGAACTTGTGGTATGGACCTCCTCTTATATCCAGAAGCCTGTCGTCCTCAAGAGCGAACTTTACTATGAGATATTCAAAGAGTTTTCTCACCACGGTATCGAGATCCCATTCCCACAAAGGGATATCCACATCCGTACGCAAGGAAACTCATAA
- the lpdA gene encoding dihydrolipoyl dehydrogenase: MTFDIAIIGGGPAGYNAAAAAAGKGLKTVLFEKNKVGGVCLNEGCIPTKALLHSANLYDEMQESSKYGIKVEGAIAPDYKRIVARKTKIVKKLIAGVAMKLEAAGVTTVNAEARLDGEENGLVRIQAGEDTYTVKHVIIATGSETVIPPIKGLDTVEYWTSREALDAKELPEDIVVIGGGVIGMEFASIFTSMGVKVTVVEMMPEILGAMDKETSAMLREEYAKKGIKFYLNTKVTEVSPTAVTVETAEGVTEEIPASRILLSVGRRPVSAGLGLDTLSIEMNRNAVVVNEYMQTSDKRVYAAGDITGFSLLAHTAIREGEVALNHILGGADDPMSYRAIPGVVYTHPEIAGVGRTEEDLQAKGETYKVVKLPMSYSGRFVVENEGGNGLCKLITDKDDTIIGCHMIGNPASELIVLAGIAIADKSKVEEFRRHVFPHPTVAEIMHEVLFH; the protein is encoded by the coding sequence ATGACTTTTGATATCGCAATTATCGGTGGCGGGCCTGCCGGATACAATGCTGCTGCAGCTGCTGCCGGCAAAGGACTGAAGACCGTTTTGTTTGAAAAGAATAAGGTGGGTGGTGTCTGTCTTAATGAAGGATGTATCCCCACAAAGGCTCTCCTTCACTCTGCCAATCTCTATGATGAGATGCAGGAGAGCTCTAAATACGGCATCAAGGTGGAGGGCGCGATCGCTCCTGATTATAAACGCATCGTAGCCAGAAAGACAAAGATTGTCAAGAAGCTCATCGCCGGTGTAGCCATGAAGTTGGAAGCAGCCGGAGTGACTACTGTCAATGCCGAAGCACGACTTGATGGCGAAGAGAATGGCCTTGTCCGTATCCAAGCCGGTGAAGATACTTATACTGTCAAGCACGTCATCATTGCGACCGGCAGCGAGACCGTCATCCCTCCTATCAAAGGGCTTGATACCGTGGAGTATTGGACCAGCCGTGAGGCTCTTGATGCCAAGGAACTTCCGGAAGACATCGTAGTCATCGGAGGAGGGGTTATCGGGATGGAATTTGCGAGCATATTCACAAGCATGGGAGTCAAGGTGACTGTCGTCGAGATGATGCCTGAGATCCTCGGAGCGATGGACAAAGAAACCTCTGCAATGTTGCGCGAAGAGTACGCTAAGAAAGGCATAAAATTCTACCTCAACACCAAAGTCACCGAAGTATCTCCCACGGCCGTTACTGTAGAGACAGCCGAAGGGGTGACAGAAGAGATCCCCGCATCTCGTATCCTACTCAGCGTAGGACGTCGACCGGTGAGTGCCGGTCTGGGTCTCGATACGCTCTCTATCGAGATGAATCGCAATGCTGTTGTTGTCAATGAATATATGCAGACCTCAGATAAGAGGGTCTATGCAGCAGGTGATATCACCGGCTTCTCTCTCCTCGCTCATACCGCTATTCGTGAGGGTGAGGTAGCCCTCAATCACATCCTCGGAGGGGCAGACGATCCCATGTCATACAGAGCGATCCCGGGTGTCGTGTACACTCATCCCGAGATCGCGGGTGTCGGTCGTACCGAAGAGGATCTTCAGGCAAAGGGAGAGACCTATAAGGTAGTGAAGTTACCCATGTCATATTCAGGACGCTTTGTCGTCGAGAATGAAGGTGGTAATGGCCTATGTAAGCTCATTACAGACAAAGACGATACCATCATTGGTTGCCACATGATCGGTAATCCGGCTTCCGAACTGATTGTCTTGGCTGGTATTGCTATTGCGGATAAATCGAAGGTCGAAGAGTTCAGAAGACACGTCTTCCCTCATCCGACAGTGGCCGAAATCATGCACGAGGTCCTCTTTCACTAA
- a CDS encoding M16 family metallopeptidase, with translation MSTAQFKQSYFLKKLPNGLTIALFPNKSKVIYCGVAIKVGSRQDPEGLHGLAHLAEHMIFKGTKHRKSWHILNRMESVGGELNAFTSKEETFVYTIAPRSEVRRSLELLSDIVLNATFPERELEKEKDVIEDEINLYKDTPSEQIYDDFDGLLYPDHPLGRPILGDEKSLAQMTQTDLLTHTRKHFRAENMVCFCMGQISEERFEKLCEEYFSGAPSGELIQKSEETVSSDLLSQFVTVSKPTHQAHTIIGGFAPTMYEKSRAEASLLMNYLAGASMNSRLNIMLREKRGWVYNVESSLTSLTDTGWWQIYFGCDPSNADKARKVVKDELDRLMEFGMKENTLRAWIKQVKGQLALSSEQHESRFLNFGKQLLHFNAYRSVDDVCASLDLITTETLARMTVQLFSSRCTLVYEGIQD, from the coding sequence TTGAGTACGGCACAATTTAAGCAGAGCTATTTTCTGAAAAAGTTACCCAATGGGCTTACCATAGCCCTTTTCCCAAATAAAAGTAAGGTCATTTACTGTGGTGTAGCCATCAAAGTCGGGAGTAGGCAAGACCCCGAAGGTCTGCATGGCTTGGCACACCTTGCTGAGCACATGATATTCAAGGGGACAAAGCATCGGAAATCTTGGCATATCCTCAACAGAATGGAGTCCGTGGGTGGAGAGCTCAATGCCTTCACTTCGAAAGAGGAGACTTTTGTCTACACCATTGCTCCTCGCAGTGAGGTACGCAGATCTTTGGAGTTGCTCAGTGATATCGTGCTCAATGCGACCTTTCCTGAGCGTGAGCTGGAGAAAGAGAAGGATGTCATTGAAGATGAGATCAACCTCTACAAAGATACTCCCTCAGAGCAGATATATGATGACTTCGATGGTCTTTTGTACCCTGACCATCCCCTTGGGCGTCCCATCCTCGGAGATGAGAAGAGCCTGGCTCAGATGACTCAGACAGATCTTCTGACTCATACTCGTAAGCACTTCAGAGCTGAGAATATGGTGTGCTTCTGCATGGGGCAGATCTCTGAAGAGCGTTTTGAGAAGTTGTGTGAAGAGTATTTCTCCGGAGCACCCTCAGGTGAGCTTATCCAAAAATCGGAAGAAACGGTCTCCTCAGATCTTTTGTCTCAGTTTGTTACCGTATCCAAGCCTACTCATCAGGCGCATACTATAATAGGAGGTTTTGCGCCGACGATGTACGAGAAGTCTCGTGCAGAGGCTTCGCTCTTGATGAATTATCTTGCAGGGGCGAGCATGAACTCTCGTCTCAATATCATGTTGAGAGAGAAGAGAGGATGGGTGTACAATGTCGAGAGCAGTCTTACCTCTTTGACAGACACGGGGTGGTGGCAGATTTATTTCGGTTGTGATCCATCGAACGCCGATAAGGCACGAAAGGTCGTCAAGGATGAATTGGACAGGCTGATGGAGTTTGGGATGAAGGAAAATACTCTAAGGGCATGGATCAAACAAGTCAAGGGACAGTTGGCTCTATCTTCCGAACAACACGAAAGTCGCTTCCTCAACTTCGGTAAACAACTCTTACACTTCAATGCCTATAGGAGTGTAGATGATGTCTGTGCTTCTTTAGACCTGATTACGACAGAAACCTTGGCTCGTATGACCGTCCAACTTTTTTCGAGCCGATGCACGCTCGTATATGAGGGCATACAGGATTAA
- a CDS encoding SIS domain-containing protein, whose protein sequence is MNTDALRDILQKEAEAVRNIPVGQEVNEAIKLIIDQVHRKGGKVVTSGMGKAGQIAANIATTFSSTGTPAFFLHPSEAQHGDLGIVCPNDVMLLISNSGKTREILELIDLSQRLVPGISYICITGNPESRLAENATVALFTGAPKEVCPLGLTPTTSTTVMTVIGDLLVVGVMTAIGFDYEAYSKRHHGGYLGDISRSKSNL, encoded by the coding sequence TTGAATACGGATGCACTCCGTGACATCCTTCAAAAAGAAGCAGAAGCAGTAAGAAATATCCCCGTAGGTCAAGAGGTAAACGAGGCCATCAAGCTCATCATAGATCAGGTACATCGCAAGGGCGGTAAGGTTGTAACCTCAGGTATGGGCAAAGCCGGTCAGATCGCAGCCAATATCGCAACGACATTCTCTTCGACAGGCACGCCGGCATTCTTCCTACACCCCAGTGAAGCGCAACACGGAGATCTCGGTATCGTGTGCCCCAACGATGTGATGCTACTGATATCAAACTCAGGTAAGACCAGAGAGATACTCGAACTCATAGATCTCTCCCAACGACTTGTCCCCGGCATATCTTACATCTGTATCACCGGCAATCCGGAAAGCAGACTTGCAGAGAATGCCACCGTCGCACTATTCACCGGTGCTCCGAAGGAAGTTTGCCCTTTGGGACTTACCCCGACTACAAGTACAACGGTGATGACCGTCATCGGAGACCTCTTGGTAGTGGGAGTCATGACTGCCATCGGATTTGACTACGAAGCCTACTCGAAGAGACACCACGGAGGTTACCTTGGAGACATAAGTCGTAGTAAGTCAAACTTGTAA
- a CDS encoding potassium/proton antiporter produces MPVTAEFLLLYGSILVIFGLFLSKASFKLGMPTLLLFLGIGIFAGSGSFGIELNNPDVAQFIGVLALTVILFSGGMDTDFKDIRPVIGPGAALASIGVLITAVLTGTFIYYLFLLFDGISLTYPQALLCGAVMSSTDSASVFSILRSKSVQLKQRLKPTLEFESGSNDPMAFLLTILLIGVIQAGEFNTWSALLLLAQQLIFGTILGYVLGKVAVWMLNRFVLPSTSLYSILLLACSSFIFAATSKLGGNGYLAVYIAGLVVGNARISNKKTIANFFDGFAWLWQLIMFLTLGLLVNAKDLWSVAIPALLIGVFIIFIGRPLSVFLTLLPFPKFFTLKAKAYISWVGLRGAAPIIFATYPWLACVEHSQLIFHIVFFITLVSLVIQGGTVTYMADKLDLIDRSKKEKKFASFDLPDEIKSALSEIIVNKSMIEKGNKLKDLPLPDHTLALMIQRDGHYKIPKGNTVLKEGDHVLLISDDEEALLESYEELGITTYSLERNT; encoded by the coding sequence ATGCCAGTAACAGCAGAGTTCTTACTTTTATACGGATCCATACTCGTTATTTTTGGGCTTTTTCTGTCCAAAGCCAGCTTTAAGTTGGGGATGCCCACCCTACTTCTTTTCTTGGGTATTGGGATCTTCGCAGGCTCAGGCAGCTTCGGGATAGAGCTGAACAACCCTGATGTAGCTCAATTCATTGGCGTATTGGCACTGACGGTCATCCTCTTTTCGGGGGGGATGGACACCGACTTCAAAGACATCAGACCCGTCATAGGGCCTGGAGCGGCATTGGCATCGATAGGGGTCTTGATCACTGCAGTACTTACAGGGACATTTATCTATTATCTCTTCTTATTATTTGATGGGATCTCTCTGACTTATCCCCAAGCACTCCTTTGCGGTGCTGTCATGTCATCTACGGACTCGGCATCGGTCTTCTCCATCCTGCGCTCGAAAAGTGTTCAACTCAAGCAGAGACTCAAGCCCACACTTGAGTTTGAAAGTGGTAGTAACGACCCGATGGCTTTCCTTCTTACGATCCTACTCATAGGAGTCATACAAGCGGGAGAGTTCAACACTTGGTCTGCCCTACTATTGTTGGCTCAGCAACTCATATTTGGGACTATCCTGGGGTATGTCTTGGGGAAAGTGGCTGTATGGATGCTCAATCGCTTTGTGCTCCCATCGACATCACTGTATTCTATACTACTTTTGGCATGCTCTTCATTTATCTTTGCAGCGACAAGCAAATTAGGCGGAAATGGTTATCTTGCGGTCTACATTGCAGGTTTGGTCGTGGGGAATGCTCGTATATCGAACAAGAAGACCATCGCAAACTTCTTCGATGGCTTTGCATGGTTGTGGCAGTTGATCATGTTCCTCACACTGGGGCTGCTTGTCAATGCAAAGGATCTATGGAGCGTAGCTATTCCGGCTCTGCTCATAGGGGTGTTTATCATCTTCATTGGTCGTCCATTGTCGGTATTCTTGACCCTGCTTCCTTTCCCAAAATTCTTTACTCTTAAAGCTAAAGCTTATATCAGTTGGGTCGGTCTTCGCGGGGCTGCCCCCATCATCTTTGCCACCTATCCATGGCTTGCTTGTGTCGAACACTCACAGCTCATCTTTCACATCGTCTTCTTCATCACATTGGTGTCTCTCGTGATCCAGGGAGGTACGGTGACTTATATGGCTGACAAGCTCGATCTCATCGACAGAAGTAAGAAGGAGAAGAAATTTGCGAGCTTTGACCTACCCGATGAAATAAAGAGCGCACTCAGCGAGATCATTGTAAACAAGTCGATGATCGAGAAGGGTAATAAGCTCAAAGACCTACCTCTACCTGATCATACGTTGGCACTGATGATACAGCGTGACGGTCACTACAAAATCCCCAAAGGGAATACGGTGCTGAAAGAGGGGGATCATGTCCTATTGATCTCTGATGACGAAGAAGCTCTCTTGGAGTCTTACGAAGAACTCGGCATCACTACTTATAGTCTTGAACGTAATACCTGA